The Desulfitobacterium chlororespirans DSM 11544 genome window below encodes:
- a CDS encoding P-II family nitrogen regulator, translated as MKKIEAIIRPSKLDEVQSALDRFGVSGLTVTHVIGCGKQKGHTQVYRGVEYKVFLLPKVKIEVVVNDQAVDEVVKIISDEARSGEVGDGKIFIYPVEGAIRIRTGEIGESVL; from the coding sequence ATGAAAAAGATCGAAGCGATTATCAGACCGAGCAAACTGGATGAGGTACAAAGTGCTCTGGATCGTTTTGGTGTAAGCGGGCTGACTGTAACCCATGTCATTGGCTGCGGCAAGCAAAAGGGCCATACCCAGGTTTACAGAGGGGTAGAGTATAAAGTTTTTCTTCTCCCCAAGGTAAAAATTGAAGTTGTAGTTAACGATCAGGCAGTGGATGAAGTGGTCAAAATCATTTCTGATGAAGCCCGCAGCGGCGAAGTGGGAGATGGGAAAATCTTTATTTATCCTGTTGAAGGAGCTATCCGTATCCGCACCGGTGAGATAGGAGAAAGTGTCTTATAG
- a CDS encoding methyl-accepting chemotaxis protein, producing the protein MEKYAKGGDFLKVNELSIDASVLLAELKEANQNMGKVIESIQEVAKHTNLLSLNSAIEAARAGEAGRGFRVVADEIKKLATRSLASTKESTQIVENIQIKANEVMAVRTADVAYDTIDKIDRNLFERNCDAQAWARFDKVKHCFLADDPQRIAACNTLLKSLVEIYEVYIDLYVLDPEGTIVSAGVHTELIGKNFADKPWFIEAKAANAISVSDLYLSPLENRYTVAYTCPIVSDEGEVLGYFSTRFNWDFIYDIIDSARIGKNGEVYVLNKEGYVIASRNRQGILKDNLKHLEAARRAIDGETYGFLFENNGQKSTKIYGYAHTRGYNAYQGKNWSALICETI; encoded by the coding sequence ATGGAAAAATATGCAAAGGGAGGCGATTTTTTGAAAGTAAATGAATTAAGCATCGATGCCTCAGTTCTATTGGCCGAATTGAAAGAAGCAAACCAAAACATGGGTAAAGTGATTGAATCCATCCAAGAGGTTGCTAAGCATACCAACCTTCTGTCTTTAAATTCTGCCATAGAAGCGGCCAGAGCAGGAGAAGCAGGGCGAGGATTCCGTGTGGTGGCTGATGAGATTAAGAAGCTGGCTACCCGAAGTTTAGCCTCAACTAAGGAAAGTACTCAAATCGTCGAGAATATCCAGATTAAGGCCAATGAAGTTATGGCAGTGCGGACTGCCGATGTGGCCTATGATACCATAGACAAAATCGATCGCAATCTATTCGAGCGAAATTGTGATGCCCAAGCCTGGGCAAGATTTGATAAGGTCAAGCATTGTTTTCTTGCAGACGATCCTCAGCGGATCGCCGCATGCAATACTTTATTGAAATCCCTTGTCGAGATTTATGAAGTTTACATAGATCTTTATGTATTGGATCCGGAAGGAACCATTGTATCGGCAGGAGTCCATACAGAACTCATTGGCAAGAATTTCGCCGATAAACCTTGGTTTATTGAAGCCAAGGCTGCCAATGCTATTTCTGTAAGCGATCTCTATTTATCCCCTTTGGAAAACCGCTATACAGTAGCCTACACATGCCCGATTGTCAGTGACGAGGGAGAGGTTTTAGGCTATTTCTCCACCCGTTTTAATTGGGATTTTATCTACGATATCATCGACAGTGCCCGGATTGGAAAAAATGGAGAAGTTTATGTCCTAAACAAGGAAGGCTATGTGATAGCCAGCCGCAATCGCCAAGGAATTCTCAAAGATAATCTTAAACATTTGGAGGCTGCCAGACGGGCTATTGACGGAGAGACCTATGGATTTCTCTTTGAGAATAACGGTCAGAAGAGTACGAAGATTTATGGTTATGCCCATACCAGAGGCTATAATGCTTATCAGGGGAAGAATTGGTCAGCCCTAATCTGTGAAACAATCTAA
- a CDS encoding P-II family nitrogen regulator, producing MKKIEAIVRPGKLDDVQSALDDFGVSGLTVTQVLGCGNQKGHTQVYRGVEYKVYLLPKVKIEVVVTDQDVDQVVSIIIEAARTGEVGDGKIFIYPVEEAIRIRTGEKGNDVL from the coding sequence ATGAAGAAAATTGAAGCAATCGTTCGCCCGGGTAAACTGGATGATGTTCAATCGGCATTGGATGACTTTGGCGTCAGTGGATTGACCGTAACTCAGGTGTTAGGATGCGGTAACCAAAAGGGCCATACCCAGGTCTATCGAGGGGTAGAGTATAAGGTATATCTGCTTCCCAAGGTGAAGATCGAAGTAGTCGTTACAGATCAGGATGTTGACCAAGTGGTTTCGATCATTATAGAAGCTGCCCGCACAGGTGAAGTAGGGGACGGAAAAATCTTTATTTACCCAGTGGAGGAAGCGATTCGGATCCGCACGGGTGAGAAAGGTAATGATGTACTGTAG